A DNA window from Trypanosoma brucei brucei TREU927 chromosome 11 chr11_scaffold01 genomic scaffold, whole genome shotgun sequence contains the following coding sequences:
- a CDS encoding chaperone protein DnaJ, with the protein MRRQVKKVLREKADDSMKPGWDVYQPSNDVVYAFNHYMQGSQIDAEAREKAEKAFQEAVKKHPFHNNADHTVDFHGTTVFRNAKGKVCGVLIPKALPSFATSMAADVLECAVARTSLRSALFGGVSPNSGIAGYFDYRGTPVELKCRKTSFTYEHTKEWRSVFPMIDYTSAIYKAALPDHWKAQDAAVPDVVRIHGSPFSTLTVNERFRTASHTDNGDFDNGYGVLAVLKGEYSGLSLALDDYGVCFNMQPTDVLLFDTHLFHSNTELEAKEANATWNRLSCVFYYRAALGEQPCVEEYRRRLKKAKEEKSTSLSFNHIEQKDNGENTNKPAPVYPVSLTPFSCAASAWALRGCAAAMLTRLHGLVRENASLMTELFGEPVEVADGLPRRAPEEIIPVHKHTNVQMHYLGGFSEKGDILNEAMNKRHYLDKENLQKMFGEEFVNIWTQSRTHWLQLVKKEWEHQKETNPTRTRFSWNNTSAMNFAFFDLCDVAKQLMCGAFGDREVNKKEEQSFWGMFAAHLDNACINEIGMLQGSMGMHKLNVKLKDYNFGGTRYLKDMPPEEQERRRRRRLEIEQARRRAPICDSESGDWLRNEAFDYQTEDVAVNYEREQWITPENNAKRFGFPERGVYGAEGAATGTISVLIVLPKPTNHRQKTCELPTSREADRIMKNPAAQRLLCAKPCNIGLSTSSNKSRTVLCGNIRIDKVFDGGSVGGKMYDFVIMRHLLAATTGEREPLECLVRWTSLARYCTFVVEVDLLDRHHYILKSEIGEEYSAVSEICFSALYSATYARDKVNLRTTPCLLSFIDKSGNMLESRFKFNGSPLNTVAFVVRRREK; encoded by the coding sequence ATGCGAAGGCAGGTGAAGAAGGTACTGAGGGAGAAAGCAGATGACTCCATGAAACCCGGCTGGGACGTTTATCAACCGTCGAATGATGTGGTGTACGCCTTTAACCACTACATGCAGGGTTCCCAGATTGATGCCGAGGCGAGGGAGAAGGCCGAAAAGGCCTTTCAGGAGGCTGTGAAAAAGCATCCATTTCACAACAACGCCGACCATACAGTTGACTTCCATGGTACCACAGTGTTCAGAAACGCAAAGGGAAAGGTCTGTGGGGTGTTAATACCAAAGGCTCTACCATCGTTCGCAACCTCTATGGCAGCGGACGTCCTTGAGTGCGCGGTGGCGCGTACCTCCCTTCGTTCGGCACTGTTCGGTGGGGTTTCCCCTAATAGTGGCATTGCTGGTTATTTCGACTACCGTGGTACCCCCGTGGAACTGAAGTGTCGCAAGACCTCCTTTACCTACGAGCACACTAAAGAGTGGCGAAGTGTGTTCCCTATGATTGACTATACGAGCGCAATTTATAAGGCTGCTCTTCCAGACCACTGGAAAGCACAGGATGCAGCGGTGCCGGACGTAGTACGCATCCACGGTTCTCCTTTTTCGACACTGACAGTCAATGAGCGGTTTCGCACCGCCTCACACACAGACAATGGCGACTTCGATAACGGTTATGGTGTCCTAGCTGTGCTCAAAGGTGAGTATAGTGGTCTTAGCCTAGCCCTCGATGACTATGGTGTTTGCTTCAACATGCAGCCAACAGATGTCTTACTCTTCGACACGCACCTGTTCCACTCAAACACGGAGCTAGAGGCCAAGGAGGCCAACGCTACCTGGAATCGGTTGTCGTGTGTGTTCTACTATAGGGCGGCTCTGGGGGAGCAACCTTGCGTGGAGGAATACCGGAGGCGCCTTAAGAAGGctaaggaagaaaaatcCACGTCGCTCTCTTTCAACCATATTGAGCAGAAGGACAACGGAGAAAACACCAATAAGCCTGCCCCGGTATATCCGGTTTCCTTGACACCGTTTAGTTGTGCAGCAAGTGCATGGGCCCTACGTGGCTGTGCAGCTGCGATGCTCACCAGGTTGCACGGCTTGGTGCGAGAAAATGCATCGCTGATGACGGAACTGTTTGGTGAGCCGGTGGAAGTAGCTGATGGACTACCGCGGCGCGCACCGGAAGAAATTATACCAGTCCACAAGCACACCAATGTGCAAATGCATTATTTGGGTGGGTTCAGCGAGAAGGGCGATATTTTGAACGAAGCTATGAATAAGCGGCATTATCTTGACAAGGAAAATCTCCAAAAAATGTTTGGAGAAGAGTTCGTTAACATATGGACTCAGAGTCGAACACACTGGCTACAACTCGTGAAAAAGGAATGGGAACATCAAAAGGAGACCAACCCGACCCGCACAAGATTCAGTTGGAACAATACGTCTGCCATGAACTTTGCCTTTTTTGACTTGTGCGATGTAGCGAAGCAGCTGATGTGTGGAGCATTTGGTGACCGTGAAGTaaacaagaaggaagagcaaaGCTTCTGGGGAATGTTTGCCGCCCACCTGGATAATGCATGCATAAATGAAATTGGTATGCTCCAAGGCTCCATGGGCATGCACAAACTTAACGTCAAGTTGAAGGATTACAACTTCGGGGGGACACGCTACCTCAAGGACATGCCACCGGAGGAGCAGGAAAGGAGGCGAAGGAGGCGCTTGGAGATCGAGCAAGCGCGGAGGCGTGCACCCATCTGTGACAGTGAGTCGGGCGATTGGCTACGTAACGAGGCCTTCGATTACCAGACGGAAGATGTAGCGGTTAACTATGAACGGGAGCAGTGGATAACACCAGAAAATAATGCAAAACGCTTCGGTTTCCCGGAACGCGGGGTCTATGGTGCTGAAGGTGCTGCCACGGGTACCATTAGCGTTCTTATTGTTCTTCCAAAGCCCACCAACCATCGGCAGAAAACGTGTGAACTGCCAACGTCGCGGGAAGCAGATCGAATTATGAAAAACCCTGCTGCACAACGGCTGTTGTGCGCAAAGCCTTGTAACATAGGGCTCTCTACCAGCAGTAATAAGTCACGCACCGTGCTTTGCGGTAATATCCGGATTGATAAAGTCTTTGATGGTGGTAGCGTTGGTGGAAAAATGTACGATTTCGTGATCATGCGTCACCTTCTTGCCGCAACCACCGGAGAGCGTGAACCCCTGGAATGCCTAGTGCGTTGGACATCCCTTGCTCGATACTGTACCTTCGTTGTCGAGGTTGACTTGTTAGACAGACACCATTACATCCTCAAGAGCGAAATAGGGGAGGAGTACAGTGCGGTTTCGGAGATATGCTTTAGCGCGCTCTACTCCGCAACCTATGCACGAGACAAGGTCAATCTACGTACTACCCCTTGTCTTTTGTCCTTCATCGATAAAAGCGGAAACATGTTGGAGTCTCGATTCAAGTTCAATGGATCGCCCTTGAATACGGTGGCCTTTGTCGTCCGCAGACGGGAGAAATAG
- a CDS encoding ornithine decarboxylase, whose translation MTTKSTPSSLSVNCLVAQTEKSMDIVVNDDLSCRFLEGFNTRDALCKKISMNTCDEGDPFFVADLGDIVRKHETWKKCLPRVTPFYAVKCNDDWRVLGTLAALGTGFDCASNTEIQRVRGIGVPPEKIIYANPCKQNSHIRYARDSGVDVMTFDCVDELEKVAKTHPKAKMVLRISTDDSLARCRLSVKFGAKVEDCRFILEQAKKLNIDVTGVSFHVGSGSTDASTFAQAISDSRFVFDMGTELGFNMHILDIGGGFPGTRDAPLKFEEIAGVINNALEKHFPPDLKLTIVAEPGRYYVASAFTLAVNVIAKKVTPGVQTDVGAHAESNAQSFMYYVNDGVYGSFNCILYDHAVVRPLPQREPIPNEKLYPSSVWGPTCDGLDQIVERYYLPEMQVGEWLLFEDMGAYTVVGTSSFNGFQSPTIYYVVSGLPDHVVRELKSQKS comes from the coding sequence ATGACCACCAAATCAACCCCCTCTTCTCTCTCTGTGAATTGTCTTGTAGCACAAACGGAGAAATCTATGGACATTGTCGTGAACGATGACTTGAGTTGTCGCTTTCTTGAAGGGTTTAATACGAGGGATGCCCTCTGTAAAAAGATCAGTATGAATACGTGTGACGAAGGTGATCCGTTTTTTGTTGCCGATCTCGGGGACATTGTAAGGAAGCACGAAACATGGAAAAAATGCCTTCCCCGCGTCACGCCGTTTTACGCGGTCAAATGCAACGATGACTGGCGCGTACTTGGAACGCTGGCGGCTCTCGGCACGGGATTTGATTGTGCTAGCAACACTGAGATACAACGTGTGAGAGGCATTGGTGTGCCAccggaaaaaataatatatgcGAACCCTTGTAAACAAAATTCACACATACGGTACGCGCGTGATAGCGGCGTTGATGTCATGACATTTGATTGCGTGGATGAACTGGAAAAGGTCGCTAAAACGCATCCAAAGGCAAAGATGGTATTAAGAATTTCTACGGATGATTCGTTGGCTCGATGCCGTCTCAGTGTGAAGTTTGGTGCAAAGGTGGAAGACTGTAGGTTTATCTTGGAGCAGGCAAAGAAACTGAATATCGACGTCACTGGTGTGAGTTTTCACGTGGGAAGCGGATCTACAGATGCCTCTACCTTCGCTCAAGCCATATCTGACTCCCGTTTCGTTTTCGACATGGGTACTGAGCTTGGGTTCAATATGCACATTCTTGATATCGGTGGTGGGTTTCCAGGGACGAGGGATGCACCACTTAAATTTGAAGAGATTGCTGGTGTCATCAACAATGCGCTGGAAAAACATTTTCCACCTGACCTCAAGCTTACCATTGTTGCCGAGCCGGGAAGGTACTACGTTGCTTCAGCTTTCACACTTGCCGTAAATGTTATTGCCAAGAAGGTGACACCAGGGGTTCAGACCGACGTCGGTGCCCATGCTGAATCAAACGCACAGAGTTTTATGTATTATGTGAATGATGGCGTGTATGGTTCATTTAATTGCATCCTGTATGACCACGCAGTCGTCAGGCCTTTGCCCCAGAGGGAGCCAATCCCCAATGAAAAGCTCTATCCCTCAAGTGTATGGGGTCCCACATGTGATGGTCTTGATCAGATAGTTGAACGATACTATCTTCCCGAGATGCAAGTGGGGGAATGGCTGCTCTTTGAGGATATGGGTGCCTACACGGTCGTAGGAACTTCTTCCTTTAATGGATTCCAGAGTCCGACTATTTACTATGTAGTCTCCGGGCTACCAGACCATGTTGTCCGGGAGTTGAAAAGTCAAAAATCATAA
- a CDS encoding cytochrome b5, putative (similar to Cytochrome b5. (Swiss-Prot:Q9HFV1) (Rhizopus stolonifer); similar to Cytochrome b5. (Swiss-Prot:P00171) (Bos taurus)) has product MEGFVSLKELQKHAAEGDLWISIDEKVYDVTKYVSQHPGGVDTLLGVAGKDGTDDFNSVGHSDMAKEELKKYCVGRLSPEDVKILKASSETSTTSAFSLELIAVTSSIVAIIIYFLFSS; this is encoded by the coding sequence atggaGGGGTTTGTATCGCTGAAAGAGCTTCAAAAGCATGCGGCAGAAGGTGATTTGTGGATCAGCATTGACGAGAAAGTTTATGATGTCACCAAGTACGTTAGCCAACATCCTGGTGGCGTAGACACACTCCTTGGGGTGGCCGGTAAAGATGGGACAGATGACTTTAATTCGGTTGGGCACAGTGACATGGCGAAGGAAGAGCTCAAAAAATATTGTGTGGGCAGGTTGAGCCCCGAGGACGTAAAGATCTTGAAAGCCTCTTCCGAAACATCAACCACCAGCGCCTTTTCCCTTGAGCTTATTGCGGTGACGTCTTCTATCGTGGCCATTATTATATACTTTCTATTCTCAAGCTGA
- a CDS encoding ubiquinone biosynthesis protein, whose translation MCMPTGNDGTLHFERNTWGLVPALFFFFYHYCYLFCYFLNPQPFSSRTALTLFPEFFPSPVYSEPPRNDLNILSIPLFLTIAHSRRKGLYRTQLLMQSRVVSSAVMFLGGIAGAVKSLPAFVTSSFGAIVDPEDGRGSAAFAEITALTALHHMQRLMMADEMGRSILKERPQVTDETLEFAKTQPEGTFGYRYAAFMKRNNFLPSGRAPILHVSDPTLAYVMLRYRQIHDFVHAYVGLGRTIEEELAVKLFEWQHTGLPVGLMAVLGGMPWLRMDQILNMGMYNEWARANAPRQLHGKRFVSCILNVPWEWYLDKPYEQLVDDVGIVPLDAFLKERKSGGLHDS comes from the coding sequence ATGTGCATGCCAACAGGCAATGATGGTACATTGCACTTTGAAAGAAACACATGGGGGCTCGTTCCcgctctattttttttcttctatcaCTACTGTTATTTATTCTGCTACTTTCTAAATCCCCAACCCTTTTCTAGTCGTACCGCACTCACCCTCTTTCCCGAATTTTTTCCATCCCCGGTTTACTCCGAACCACCCCGTAACGACCTGAACATATTATCCATACCCCTTTTCCTCACAATCGCCCATAGCAGAAGGAAGGGTTTGTATCGTACCCAGTTATTAATGCAGAGTAGGGTGGTTTCGTCCGCGGTCATGTTTCTTGGCGGTATCGCCGGCGCCGTAAAGTCTCTGCCGGCGTTTGTCACGTCGAGCTTCGGTGCCATTGTCGACCCGGAAgatggtagaggaagtgCGGCATTTGCTGAGATTACAGCGTTAACAGCCTTGCATCACATGCAGCGGCTGATGATGGCGGACGAAATGGGACGCTCGATATTAAAAGAGAGACCGCAGGTAACGGACGAGACATTGGAGTTTGCTAAGACACAACCAGAGGGAACATTTGGGTACCGGTACGCAGCATTTATGAAACGAAACAATTTTCTACCGAGTGGAAGGGCACCCATCCTGCACGTTAGCGACCCAACGCTCGCATACGTTATGCTTCGGTATCGGCAGATTCACGACTTTGTTCATGCATATGTAGGCTTAGGGCGGACAATCGAAGAGGAGTTGGCAGTGAAACTCTTCGAGTGGCAGCACACGGGCCTTCCGGTTGGACTTATGGCGGTATTGGGTGGTATGCCATGGCTCAGGATGGATCAGATCCTTAACATGGGCATGTATAATGAGTGGGCACGTGCCAATGCTCCCCGTCAGTTACACGGAAAGCGCTTTGTTTCATGTATACTTAACGTGCCGTGGGAATGGTACTTGGATAAACCGTATGAGCAGCTTGTGGATGACGTAGGTATCGTGCCACTAGATGCATTtctaaaggaaaggaaaagtggcGGATTACACGATTCATGA